A window of Pan paniscus chromosome 10, NHGRI_mPanPan1-v2.0_pri, whole genome shotgun sequence contains these coding sequences:
- the NAB2 gene encoding NGFI-A-binding protein 2 isoform X1: protein MHRAPSPTAEQPPGGGDSARRTLQPRLKPSARAMALPRTLGELQLYRVLQRANLLSYYETFIQQGGDDVQQLCEAGEEEFLEIMALVGMATKPLHVRRLQKALREWATNPGLFSQPVPAVPVSSIPLFKISETAGTRKGSMSNGHGSPGEKAGSARSFSPKSPLELGEKLSPLPGGPGAGDPRIWPGRSTPESDVGAGGEEEAGSPPFSPPAGGGVPEGTGAGGLAAGGTGGGPDRLEPEMVRMVVESVERIFRSFPRGDAGEVTSLLKLNKKLARSVGHIFEMDDNDSQKEEEIRKYSIIYGRFDSKRREGKQLSLHELTINEAAAQFCMRDNTLLLRRVELFSLSRQVARESTYLSSLKGSRLHPEELGGPPLKKLKQEVGEQSHPEIQQPPPGPESYVPPYRPSLEEDSASLSGESLDGHLQAVGSCPRLTPPPADLPLALPAHGLWSRHILQQTLMDEGLRLARLVSHDRVGRLSPCVPAKPPLAGEAASSAVPKHPDHPGPTQQFWCPGARWEEEGYSRQRGQ, encoded by the exons ATGCACAGAGCGCCTTCCCCCACAGCCGAGCAGCCGCCGGGCGGAGGGGACAGCGCCCGCCGGACCCTGCAGCCCAGACTCAA GCCCAGTGCCCGAGCCATGGCACTGCCTCGGACGCTGGGGGAGCTGCAGCTGTACCGGGTCCTGCAGCGCGCCAACCTCCTTTCCTACTATGAGACCTTCATCCAGCAGGGAGGGGACGACGTGCAGCAGCTGTGTGAGGCGGGTGAGGAGGAGTTTCTGGAGATCATGGCACTTGTGGGCATGGCCACCAAGCCCCTCCATGTCCGGCGCCTGCAGAAGGCACTGAGAGAGTGGGCCACCAATCCAGGGCTCTTCAGTCAACCAGTGCCTGCTGTTCCCGTCTCCAGCATCCCGCTCTTCAAGATCTCTGAGACTGCGGGTACCCGGAAAGGGAGCATGAGCAATGGGCATGGCAGCCCAGGGGAAAAGGCAGGCAGTGCCCGCAGTTTTAGCCCCAAGAGCCCCCTTGAACTTGGAGAGAAGCTATCACCACTGCCTGGGGGACCTGGGGCAGGGGACCCCCGGATCTGGCCAGGCCGGAGCACTCCAGAGTCGGACGTTGgggcaggaggagaagaggaggctgGCTCGCCACCCTTCTCCCCCCCTGCAGGGGGAGGAGTCCCTGAGGGGactggggctggggggctggcAGCAGGTGGGACTGGGGGTGGTCCAGACCGACTGGAGCCAGAGATGGTACGCATGGTGGTGGAAAGTGTGGAGAGGATCTTCCGGAGCTTCCCAAGGGGGGATGCTGGGGAGGTCACATCCCTGCTAAAGCTGAATAAGAAGCTGGCACGGAGCGTTGGGCACATCTTTGAGATGGATGATAATGACAGCCAGAAGGAAGAGGAGATCCGCAAATACAGCATCATCTATGGCCGTTTCGACTCTAAGCGGCGGGAGGGCAAGCAGCTCAGCCTGCACGAG CTCACCATCAACGAGGCTGCTGCCCAGTTCTGCATGAGGGACAACACGCTCTTATTACGGAGAGTGGAGCTCTTCTCTTTGTCCCGCCAAGTAGCCCGAGAGAGCACCTACTTGTCCTCCTTGAAGGGCTCCAG GCTTCACCCTGAAGAACTGGGAGGCCCTCCACTGAAGAAGCTGAAACAAGAG GTTGGAGAACAGAGTCACCCTGAAATCCAGCAGCCTCCCCCAGGCCCTGAGTCCTATGTACCCCCATACCGCCCCAGCCTGGAGGAGGACAGCGCCAGCCTGTCTGGGGAGAGTCTGGATGGACATTTGCAGG CTGTGGGGTCATGTCCAAGGCTGACGCCGCCCCCTGCTGACCTGCCTCTGGCATTGCCAGCCCATGGGCTATGGAGCCGCCACATCCTGCAGCAGACATTGATGGACGAGGGGCTGCGGCTCGCCCGCCTCGTCTCCCACGACCGCGTGGGCCGCCTCAGCCCCTGTGTGCCTGCGAAGCCACCTCTCGCAGGTGAGGCAGCCAGCAGTGCTGTCCCCAAGCACCCCGACCACCCAGGCCCCACACAGCAATTCTGGTGTCCTGGGGCCAGGTGGGAGGAAGAGGGATATAGTCGTCAGAGAGGGCAGTAG
- the NAB2 gene encoding NGFI-A-binding protein 2 isoform X3 has translation MHRAPSPTAEQPPGGGDSARRTLQPRLKPSARAMALPRTLGELQLYRVLQRANLLSYYETFIQQGGDDVQQLCEAGEEEFLEIMALVGMATKPLHVRRLQKALREWATNPGLFSQPVPAVPVSSIPLFKISETAGTRKGSMSNGHGSPGEKAGSARSFSPKSPLELGEKLSPLPGGPGAGDPRIWPGRSTPESDVGAGGEEEAGSPPFSPPAGGGVPEGTGAGGLAAGGTGGGPDRLEPEMVRMVVESVERIFRSFPRGDAGEVTSLLKLNKKLARSVGHIFEMDDNDSQKEEEIRKYSIIYGRFDSKRREGKQLSLHELTINEAAAQFCMRDNTLLLRRVELFSLSRQVARESTYLSSLKGSRLHPEELGGPPLKKLKQEVGEQSHPEIQQPPPGPESYVPPYRPSLEEDSASLSGESLDGHLQEFEEGLLDRCPAPGPHPALVEGRRSSVKVEAEASRQ, from the exons ATGCACAGAGCGCCTTCCCCCACAGCCGAGCAGCCGCCGGGCGGAGGGGACAGCGCCCGCCGGACCCTGCAGCCCAGACTCAA GCCCAGTGCCCGAGCCATGGCACTGCCTCGGACGCTGGGGGAGCTGCAGCTGTACCGGGTCCTGCAGCGCGCCAACCTCCTTTCCTACTATGAGACCTTCATCCAGCAGGGAGGGGACGACGTGCAGCAGCTGTGTGAGGCGGGTGAGGAGGAGTTTCTGGAGATCATGGCACTTGTGGGCATGGCCACCAAGCCCCTCCATGTCCGGCGCCTGCAGAAGGCACTGAGAGAGTGGGCCACCAATCCAGGGCTCTTCAGTCAACCAGTGCCTGCTGTTCCCGTCTCCAGCATCCCGCTCTTCAAGATCTCTGAGACTGCGGGTACCCGGAAAGGGAGCATGAGCAATGGGCATGGCAGCCCAGGGGAAAAGGCAGGCAGTGCCCGCAGTTTTAGCCCCAAGAGCCCCCTTGAACTTGGAGAGAAGCTATCACCACTGCCTGGGGGACCTGGGGCAGGGGACCCCCGGATCTGGCCAGGCCGGAGCACTCCAGAGTCGGACGTTGgggcaggaggagaagaggaggctgGCTCGCCACCCTTCTCCCCCCCTGCAGGGGGAGGAGTCCCTGAGGGGactggggctggggggctggcAGCAGGTGGGACTGGGGGTGGTCCAGACCGACTGGAGCCAGAGATGGTACGCATGGTGGTGGAAAGTGTGGAGAGGATCTTCCGGAGCTTCCCAAGGGGGGATGCTGGGGAGGTCACATCCCTGCTAAAGCTGAATAAGAAGCTGGCACGGAGCGTTGGGCACATCTTTGAGATGGATGATAATGACAGCCAGAAGGAAGAGGAGATCCGCAAATACAGCATCATCTATGGCCGTTTCGACTCTAAGCGGCGGGAGGGCAAGCAGCTCAGCCTGCACGAG CTCACCATCAACGAGGCTGCTGCCCAGTTCTGCATGAGGGACAACACGCTCTTATTACGGAGAGTGGAGCTCTTCTCTTTGTCCCGCCAAGTAGCCCGAGAGAGCACCTACTTGTCCTCCTTGAAGGGCTCCAG GCTTCACCCTGAAGAACTGGGAGGCCCTCCACTGAAGAAGCTGAAACAAGAG GTTGGAGAACAGAGTCACCCTGAAATCCAGCAGCCTCCCCCAGGCCCTGAGTCCTATGTACCCCCATACCGCCCCAGCCTGGAGGAGGACAGCGCCAGCCTGTCTGGGGAGAGTCTGGATGGACATTTGCAGG AGTTCGAGGAAGGGCTGCTGGACAGATGTCCTGCCCCAGGACCCCATCCCGCGCTGGTGGAGGGTCGCAGGAGCAGCGTGAAagtggaggctgaggccagccgGCAGTGA
- the NAB2 gene encoding NGFI-A-binding protein 2 isoform X2, with amino-acid sequence MHRAPSPTAEQPPGGGDSARRTLQPRLKPSARAMALPRTLGELQLYRVLQRANLLSYYETFIQQGGDDVQQLCEAGEEEFLEIMALVGMATKPLHVRRLQKALREWATNPGLFSQPVPAVPVSSIPLFKISETAGTRKGSMSNGHGSPGEKAGSARSFSPKSPLELGEKLSPLPGGPGAGDPRIWPGRSTPESDVGAGGEEEAGSPPFSPPAGGGVPEGTGAGGLAAGGTGGGPDRLEPEMVRMVVESVERIFRSFPRGDAGEVTSLLKLNKKLARSVGHIFEMDDNDSQKEEEIRKYSIIYGRFDSKRREGKQLSLHELTINEAAAQFCMRDNTLLLRRVELFSLSRQVARESTYLSSLKGSRLHPEELGGPPLKKLKQEVGEQSHPEIQQPPPGPESYVPPYRPSLEEDSASLSGESLDGHLQAVGSCPRLTPPPADLPLALPAHGLWSRHILQQTLMDEGLRLARLVSHDRVGRLSPCVPAKPPLAEFEEGLLDRCPAPGPHPALVEGRRSSVKVEAEASRQ; translated from the exons ATGCACAGAGCGCCTTCCCCCACAGCCGAGCAGCCGCCGGGCGGAGGGGACAGCGCCCGCCGGACCCTGCAGCCCAGACTCAA GCCCAGTGCCCGAGCCATGGCACTGCCTCGGACGCTGGGGGAGCTGCAGCTGTACCGGGTCCTGCAGCGCGCCAACCTCCTTTCCTACTATGAGACCTTCATCCAGCAGGGAGGGGACGACGTGCAGCAGCTGTGTGAGGCGGGTGAGGAGGAGTTTCTGGAGATCATGGCACTTGTGGGCATGGCCACCAAGCCCCTCCATGTCCGGCGCCTGCAGAAGGCACTGAGAGAGTGGGCCACCAATCCAGGGCTCTTCAGTCAACCAGTGCCTGCTGTTCCCGTCTCCAGCATCCCGCTCTTCAAGATCTCTGAGACTGCGGGTACCCGGAAAGGGAGCATGAGCAATGGGCATGGCAGCCCAGGGGAAAAGGCAGGCAGTGCCCGCAGTTTTAGCCCCAAGAGCCCCCTTGAACTTGGAGAGAAGCTATCACCACTGCCTGGGGGACCTGGGGCAGGGGACCCCCGGATCTGGCCAGGCCGGAGCACTCCAGAGTCGGACGTTGgggcaggaggagaagaggaggctgGCTCGCCACCCTTCTCCCCCCCTGCAGGGGGAGGAGTCCCTGAGGGGactggggctggggggctggcAGCAGGTGGGACTGGGGGTGGTCCAGACCGACTGGAGCCAGAGATGGTACGCATGGTGGTGGAAAGTGTGGAGAGGATCTTCCGGAGCTTCCCAAGGGGGGATGCTGGGGAGGTCACATCCCTGCTAAAGCTGAATAAGAAGCTGGCACGGAGCGTTGGGCACATCTTTGAGATGGATGATAATGACAGCCAGAAGGAAGAGGAGATCCGCAAATACAGCATCATCTATGGCCGTTTCGACTCTAAGCGGCGGGAGGGCAAGCAGCTCAGCCTGCACGAG CTCACCATCAACGAGGCTGCTGCCCAGTTCTGCATGAGGGACAACACGCTCTTATTACGGAGAGTGGAGCTCTTCTCTTTGTCCCGCCAAGTAGCCCGAGAGAGCACCTACTTGTCCTCCTTGAAGGGCTCCAG GCTTCACCCTGAAGAACTGGGAGGCCCTCCACTGAAGAAGCTGAAACAAGAG GTTGGAGAACAGAGTCACCCTGAAATCCAGCAGCCTCCCCCAGGCCCTGAGTCCTATGTACCCCCATACCGCCCCAGCCTGGAGGAGGACAGCGCCAGCCTGTCTGGGGAGAGTCTGGATGGACATTTGCAGG CTGTGGGGTCATGTCCAAGGCTGACGCCGCCCCCTGCTGACCTGCCTCTGGCATTGCCAGCCCATGGGCTATGGAGCCGCCACATCCTGCAGCAGACATTGATGGACGAGGGGCTGCGGCTCGCCCGCCTCGTCTCCCACGACCGCGTGGGCCGCCTCAGCCCCTGTGTGCCTGCGAAGCCACCTCTCGCAG AGTTCGAGGAAGGGCTGCTGGACAGATGTCCTGCCCCAGGACCCCATCCCGCGCTGGTGGAGGGTCGCAGGAGCAGCGTGAAagtggaggctgaggccagccgGCAGTGA